The nucleotide sequence cgtcacagagggGGAGTGGCGACCGGATCTCCAATCGCCTGAGGCAGCCGAATGGGGAGAGCGGGAGCGGCCCCTGCCCTCCCGGCGGGTGGGCGAGCGGCGACCTTCCCGGAGTTCCCGAAGCTCGCGCCTGAGCTCGTCTTCACGCCGGAGAGCGTCCGGGGATGGCCTCGAGGAATCGTGTCGATCCTCCGCCTGTCGCTTGGAATGGGCCACCCCGTCATCCCACTCCCGGGGCATggctagccgcggcaggggaggggGGACTCGGGTGGCGGAGGAGGGTCGGACGGGAGGGACGAAGGGAGGCCGGAGCGGCACCGGGCGGGAGAGGAGGTAGCGACAGGAGGGGGCGGGACGGAGTNNNNNNNNNNNNNNNNNNNNNNNNNNNNNNNNNNNNNNNNNNNNNNNNNNNNNNNNNNNNNNNNNNNNNNNNNNNNNNNNNNNNNNNNNNNNNNNNNNNNNNNNNNNNNNNNNNNNNNNNNNNNNNNNNNNNNNNNNNNNNNNNNNNNNNNNNNNNNNNNNNNNNNNNNNNNNNNNNNNNNNNNNNNNNNNNNNNNNNNNNNNNNNNNNNNNNNNNNNNNNNNNNNNNNNNNNNNNNNNNNNNNNNNNNNNNNNNNNNNNNNNNNNNNNNNNNNNNNNNNNNNNNNNNNNNNNNNNNNNNNNNNNNNNNNNNNNNNNNNNNNNNNNNNNNNNNNNNNNNNNNNNNNNNNNNNNNNNNNNNNNNNNNNNNNNNNNNNNNNNNNNNNNNNNNNNNNNNNNNNNNNNNNNNNNNNNNNNNNNNNNNNNNNNNNNNNNNNNNNNNNNNNNNNNNNNNNNNNNNNNNNNNNNNNNNNNNNNNNNNNNNNNNNNNNNNNNNNNNNNNNNNNNNNNNNNNNNNNNNNNNNNNNNNNNNNNNNNNNNNNNNNNNNNNNNNNNNNNNNNNNNNNNNNNNNNNNNNNNNNNNNNNNNNNNNNNNNNNNNNNNNNNNNNNNNNNNNNNNNNNNNNNNNNNNNNNNNNNNNNNNNNNNNNNNNNNNNNNNNNNNNNNNNNNNNNNNNNNNNNNNNNNNNNNNNNNNNNNNNNNNNNNNNNNNNNNNNGGGACGGGGCACGCGCCGGCCAGCCCGGGAAGGGCGAGGGCAGAGGCGGCGGTCGGCGGCAGGGGTGCGGCGGCGCGGTCGCCCGAGTCGCCAGAGCCCAGGGACGCAATCCCGCTCTCAGGCTCGCTTAATTATGCGAGAGGGGTGGAGGTCTCTTTATTGGCTTGgttcctactccctccgttgctaaatactagcaaaagagcccgtgcgttgcaacggagagAAAAcgtaacacacgctcttaacccaacaaccatcactcaagaccacaataggtccatcttctttatttttgcgaggcatcatatttgtgttgcctcttatcctccttctcaccctcgccggtgatggcctcggtgttcatacaaaacaaaaaaacatgtttgaatatggttaatcctaaggtgtctgtctctccctctctctctcgctatCTCTCACTCCCGCGATGAGAAATTTACTGTTTTCCCCtgtgacatttttcagaggtatgcatgtgtagttagtgatgttttcttttccctatatgcttatagtggggtgtttatttgcaatccggatcgccgccggtatgaaaaaaaatggatcttgcgctataaattataagtttgcttccaaaacaatattttaaaaatgtttaaaggTAAAATCAACaacatatttagattccacacattttctaataaaatttcatatataacatgttaaaatcgaagttacggtttaaaagatacggataatttagaaaattatttgtttgacttaaatatatttcaaaataatatttaaattacttaacatgtaaaaataatctcatattcatattctacatatttttctaatcaaatttcatatataacatgttcaaatcggagttacggtttaaaagatatggatgatttaaaaagcatttgtttgagtTAGATATGTTCCGCGGATGAATTGCCTAAAATATCAAGGGGGGttttgaaaaatgtaaaataacggttcgggtgtgacttaaattcAGACAGCAGGTTGATTTTATCAAAACAAaaggacttttctgaaaaatggcATGACGGACGACCGAAACCCAATttactttattattaggtaaagataactcattttagagattccaatgcggAATACATATCGagtaaaataagtgaatctacattctaaaatatgtccatatatATTCATATGTAGTTCGTATTGGAATctttaaaaatacttatatttagatgCGGAGGGAGTAGATGTAACTTCCTTGTGAGGAATTGGATTGCCTTTTTACAGGAGGATTTCTTTTTTCTTGCGAGATTATACAGGAGGATTTCGATTTGCTGTTGATATAGGAACGTGCATGTTGTATGGAATTTTTTTTATGGAATCGGATTGCCTTTTTTCAGGAGGGCTATTGATACAGGGACGTACATGTTATAGAAAAAAATGTGTTATACTTTAACGTAATGGATTGATGAAGAAAAACGAATGCTTGGAGCTTCTACGTGCTTGGTCGTATGTGTTTACTTCAAATACCGTtgggaaaaaaagaagaagaaaattgcATGTTTATAGATTTGCTGTTGGTAGCTCGTGTGTGCCTTTAGGGAATCTACGGCTACCTCGTCTGCGTTTTTTGGTCAAGCGTGTGGGCTTAtgctttttctttttgaaaaactcTTGGCAGGCGTGAGAGGGCTCCTGCTATTGGGCTTTTGCTGGCTGGCATGTTGGGCTTTCGCCTGACCTAGAATCTCCGTTTAGAATGCCGGActatttgtctcaaaaaaaaaagaatgcCGGACTATTTGTAACGTGACGTGTTATATTGCCTGTACATGAATATAAAATTTTTATGTAACGTTACATCTTTTAAATCTCAACCGTCAATGTCTAAAATTAACGATTGTGATAATATAATATATGTGGATCAATATGGTGGCTTATTTCACTTCTGTCTTATAATTATGTAATAGATAgatagatttctttctgttttctattctcTGCATTTGTTTGAAACTTGGTTTGTTAACCAAAAAAAACAAATgactttataaaatcctggaacTTTTTGTGGGCACTAACTGAATTATTTCTGAGGCCCTCAACCAATTCTAGAATTATTGGAGCACTTAAAATTATCTATAGGATTTAATTGCACcgattcaaatacaatatggtttaattcaaaaatctagaatGTCCTAGATATATGTGAgtaatttttggcagaggttttaaccttagtaaaaaatgatgaacttttctgcagggcattttgggttcattgaaaagatttatattcgatcctagttgaatttcatcgggtgctagggtttgagcatcccatttcaaattcatttaaacttagacatgatgcatggatgcaaattCCACTATTTACAAGCattattctagggttgtgacagtaTCTTGATATTAAAAAAAACATCTGTCATCTTGGCCGTCAGTTTTGTCCGGCTGCAGTGAATCGAAGGGAGATCAGCAAGAGAAGGACTCTGCGAGGAAAGAGGCTGAGGGCCGCCGTGTAGCATAGGAGATGCACACGGGATGACTCAAACTATGAACAGGCAATACCAATTAGTTTTTTTAAGAAAAATGTTCTATATACTCGAGGATAGTCCAATGCTGgagtttttttaattattttcttcATTAAATTATTTGATCAACCTGTAGACCTGAGCATGAATTCCATTAAAATGTTAATTTTTAAAGAAGTTGTGTGGACTTCAATGTGTGCCTTGCCCTCGTTGGTATTCGATACTTGGATAGTCGCAACCAAGTATTTTGCCTCAATATAGATAGTCATACAAGCAATTAATCAGTATTTGTTGCACTGTCTCTACGAATAATGAATAAGTTGGTTCGCAAGTGTTAAACACCAGCAACATACAGATACTTGCAGGCTATATATCAAGCTCCAAAAGGTCTTTTTCTTTTTATCCACAAGCTCCCAAAGGTCTAAATACATGCTGTTTGAATTCTTTTGTGTAAAATCATGAATTGACAAGTCTCACAGGGTCATTACTAAACAACAAACTGAGACACTAAAGGACCAGAAATTAATCAATCCTCAAAAAACTTGCACTACGTTTTAATTAGTTCTAATTTCATTCGGTTCTTCCTCATGTTCTCCAAAACTAACTTCTTACGCGTACCTAAATCCGTGTCCGAGTTTCGTACTGTAAATCCGTAATGCTAGTCTATATGGATAGCACCGTGACTAAAGAAACTGATCTATATTAAGTTTGACTTGAAGCACCATCCATTCACTGAACTGTGTAATCCCCTCTAAATGGAGAGGCACTTGACGGCACCATTTGCAACTCAGCTATCGTTGAAAACCTCTTCTGAATCACCAGATCAAACCATATATATTTTTTGCATGAGATAGCGATTTTGTTACCACCAGGCTCTGCATCATCGAGCAGGATAATGGAGGCGGCCCAATCGGCACACGAAACTGCTTGCAATACACTACAATTTCCTATGGTTGGGTCTCCACTAGACCACTACAGCTTGGACTTGAGACAAAAAGGCAACGGAAGCATGCTAAGTGCAGCACCATCACGCTAGTGACTCCACCATGGCAGCCAATTGCCATTTTCAGAATGTGCTATTTTGGCACAAAAAAAATGTTTGTTAACAGGAGAAGATCAGTGCATGCGCAGCCGCACCACTATCGCGATGACTTGTCGTACCGGGAACCAATATTCACCACTTTAACCGTCTATAAGAGCAACCCAAGGGACCATGAACTATGCAGGCAGTCCAAGTCTCAAAGACAGTGTAGCTATTAAGTGAGACTGTAAGTGTTGAGACATGGAGTACTCTCACCGCAGCAGGTTGCTCCTGGTGTGCTCAGTTCTTGTGTTGTGCCTCGTAACCCAAGGCGCAAGGTGCGACGAGTTAACCAGCGATTTCTACGACTGGTCATGCCCCGGAGTGTACGACGTCGTCCAGCAGCAAGTGTTTGCTGCCATGAGGGAAGAACCGAGGATGGGAGCCTCCCTGCTCAGGCTCCATTTCCATGACTGCTTTGTCAATGTACCTCAACTTTCTTCTAAACTTTTCTACTATATGAATGTTATGTTGCTTTACATCTACTGTTGTGTTGCAGTTACTGAGAAAAATGTTGCGGTGTATGCAGGGGTGTGATGGTTCAATCTTGCTGGATGGTGCCGACGGCGAAAAATTTGCACTACCCAACCAGAACTCTGTCAGAGGGTATGAGGTCATCGACGCAATCAAGGCCGACCTCGAGAACATGTGCCCCGGGGTGGTGTCCTGTGCTGACATTGTTGCCCTTGCAGCTGGCTATGGAGTACTCTTCGTGAGCACCTTACAGCTCTTATACTCCATTTTGTCAGCTACATTCAGCTTGTCAAACAAAGTATTGAGTAGCTATGTACTCATTCTTTTCAGAGTGGAGGGCCTTACTATGATGTTCTTCTGGGGAGGAGGGACGGTCTGAAGGCGAATCAGTCAGGAGCTGACAACGGTCTGCCCTCGCCGTTCGAACCGATCAGCTCCATCGTACAGAAGTTTACCGATGTCGGCCTCGACACAAAAGACGTCGTGGTCCTGTCAGGTAACAGCTGTCACAAAGCTAACAAACTCCACAAAAAATCACAACTAGCAACTAGAATTAAACTCTGTGCTACATCCCTGAACATGAAATTGTGATAGTGTAGCCATGCTTAACTCACAGAAGAAGCAACTAGTTCTGAAACTTCATTCCTCACATGCAAACTGTCACAAATTTTCTCAGGCCAATTATCATACAGTTGACCTGATCTTATGGAATGGCGTGCAGAACAAATAACTCTATTTTGTCAAGAAAACATGACCTAAATTCTGAAcgtcacaaattcaaaaaataataattctgAACGTGAAACCCGACAGGTGCCCACACGATCGGGCGAGCCCGGTGCGTGCTGTTCAGCGACCGGCTGACGTCGACCAAGAGCTCGGCCGACCCGACGCTGGACGCCACCATGGCCGCCAACCTGCAGAAGCTCTGCACTGGCGGCGACGGGAACCAGACCGCCGCGTTGGACGTGAGCTCCGCGGACGTGTTCGACAAGCAGTACTACCACAACCTGCTGAGCAAGAAGGGCCTCCTGACGTCCGACCAGGGCCTCTTCTCCGCCGACGAGGACGTCGTTGCAAGCACCACCAAGGCGCTGGTGCAGACGTACAGCGACGACGGCGAGCAGTTCTTCTCGGACTTCGGCGCGTCCATGGTGAAGATGGGGAGCATACCGTTGCCAGCGGGATCCGCCGGCGAGATCCGCTGCAACTGCAGGGTTCCCAATAAAAAATGAGCAACGGCGAGCAGAGCTCATCATCTGCTAGGTGAAAGATGAAAGGGTAGCTAGGAAGAACTAGCCGACTGGTTAATAAAGCAGGAGTGAGGATTCAATCCCAGGCGCCTGTGCACTGGTGCTAGCCAGTAGAACACACTGGGTGTTTACTTCATCAGCTGCTACATGATCTAGGAATTAAATATAGTCAATGAAATGTGTTGTTGTGTGTAATATTAATATGTTAAATGCTCGAAAAAAGAGGATCAAATACTCCTTCGCATTTCATAATGGTCTCATTATGATCGTGGTTTGAGTGCGAGCTGATGAACAATGAATGGACTGATGGCCACGTTGATTGATTTGACTCATTCAATTTCGTCACATCATGCGGTTGATCTTAACTGTCTCTACAGTTTGACTCGTCTTGCATGCTGCCGATCATGGCCATGTGGACAAGAAAATTATTAACCAGCAACAACCAATTGAAGATAGGCTTAAGGGTATGTACACTTAGCAGTCATTTCCGTACCACATCAGACAAAAAGCTGAGCTGGATTAGAGATAACACGAAAGGAGTGTGTAAGCCTGGCGCCTAGCGCCTACCGATATATTTTTTTACCCaaaaccgtagaacaattgttctatggtATATTTTTATTAAAATAAATGCTTGCCTGAGTGGGGATTCGAACTCTAGCCGCCTACTGGCACCACAACGTGGTTGACCAATTGAGCTAAAATCACTTGTTACCCATTTGACGCAACTGAACATTTTATCCTTCTTTACTACCGCATTGGGAAAAGGCATTAtatcttttgattttttttcactAGTGCGTCATGTTACTAACTATAGTGGGAGAGGCATACATGTTTCTAAATCATATTTCAAGAAATCTAACCACCAGTTGACTGGTGGTTAGCGTCAGGCACGGACGATTCTGTTCGATCGAGCGATTTTCTTTTTCTCCCGCGTCGCGTTCCATCGAGCGATTTTCTTTTCCTCCCGCATCGTTGAACCATTTTTTTATGCACCGCTCGTACGAGTTCCCTCCACCGTCGGTCCCTCCGATTTTCCTTTCCTCCTACATCGCCGAACCATAATCTGCAACAAATCCGCACGACCTGCGTGGTGCGTAACTAACTCGCCTTAATCTCTCTGACTCCCGATTCTCAGATGCGTAATTGACTCGCGTTAATCTCTCTGATTCCCGATTTTTAGGTGGTGAGTAATTAACTCGCGTTAATCTTTCTCGTCAAAAAATAGTGTGCCAACAGGATTCGATCCTTGTAACTTTTACAAGGTAACCCACTAGCCAACCACCTCACCTACGTTCCTCTTTTGTAAAAATGAAAGCAAATAGGCTTTTTAACCTATCTCCTTTTCTATGTTTGCACAAAAGTGAATGCAATATCCGATCTTTTCCGCACTTAAGTAGATTATTTTACCAAGTCGTCTCGAGTTGATGATACCATGGTAATTTTGGTGGGGGAGGTTGATGAAATATACCGTTGGTAATTTCTATGTGTgtatagcatggtaactcacacatcacatacctgataacttatgtactcGGTACTGATTACTTTGGCGATTGGGAGGGAGGCGTTGATGAAATATCCCGGGTCATTTTTGTGTGAAtatcatgataactcacacatcacatACCTGATAAACTTATGTACCTCGATCCTGGTAACTTTGAGGGAAGTGGTGTCGATGAAATATCCCCAGTTACTCTGATGTGAACAACATGGTAACTCAGACATCAGAGACCCGATAACTTATGCACTCCAGTCCTGGTAACTTTGGCGAGAAGGGGTGCTGAAATATACCCCCAATAATTTACGCATCGCAAACATGATAACTTTTTCCTCCGCCGGAGGAAGGGGTTTTCATGAAATATACTCTCGATAACTCCTGTGTAAATATGATGATAGTTTACGCATCACTGTCCTGATAACTtttatgcaaataacatgataactcatacatcgtagacatgataaattatgtacccagtcctggtaactttgtcggtgggggcaggggtggggggagtcgttgaaacataccacggtaacttccatgcaaataacatgataaatcACACATCATAGACATGATAAATTATGTACCCAGTCCTGGTAACTTTGTCGGTGGGGGTAGGGGTGGAAGGAGTTGTTGAACCATACCACGATAACTcttatgcaaataacatgataactcacacatcgtagacttgataacttatgtacccgaaCCTGGTAATATGGCGACTgtggcgggggggagggggggtgatGCCCCTCTAAtttctgtgtaaataacatggtaatagaaTCATACAAAATTGATAACTCCCATACAAACGCCACTGTAACTTTTGACCTGGAACTTTTTTGTTGAAAAACACACACCCGATaatttttgtgtaaataacatgatgatGTATCATCGCAGACTTGAAACTAATATTTTACATTTAAATACCATGGTGTCTTTCATCCAAGGGAAAAAAGTTTTTGAAACATTTCACCTGTAATTTCTATGTTAAATTACCATACTTTCCCATGCTTTTAACCTTCTCGTACTGTAGTTACCAGCCTTATCATGGTATAGTTATCATGTTACTCAGATCATAGTTATCACGCTGGTCATTGCCAAAGTTACCAAGCCaaactttattttttcttttgataTGGCAGAAATAAGAAAGGTTCAAATAACATTGTCATTCTATAATAGACAACAACAAAAGGTGGCTTAGTTGGTTATTAGGCTCGATAGGTATTACATAGACCTGGGTTCGAATCCTCTTtcaagcacttttattttcttttcatattaTGCAGTGAAAAACCAGAAAAAACCACTAGCAATTTACCATGGTTTTTGAGAGAAGGAAAAAAAAATTAGTGGAAGCGGGAGGAACGACGCAGCGGGACGAGCGGAAGGATCGATCGAAGGTCGTGCGGATCTGTTGctaaccaccagtcgactggtggttagCACAGTCCAAAAGTAAAACAATGTACAAGGAGATACAGAGACCTCTgcggcgcgctggaggcggggTGCGCCGGCGCGGGCTTGGGAGCGACGGCGGTTTCCCCTGGTGTGCGTGTGAGTCCGCTCGGGGCGCGCGACGGCGGCCCTCGGCaagcggtggcgggcgctgggTTCTCGGCGGGGCTCCGGCCTGTGCAGGCGGCGGTGGTCCCTGTGCGCGGTCGGCGGctccgtctctgacccggacgacgtggggatggcggcggcccggcgtggTCGGCTATCTGGATTCGGTGGTGCCGGCAGATCGCTAATCTGCCGGTGCTCCAGGGTTCTGCTTGGTGGTGCTGATGGTGACGGTGGCCCGTGCacgagacactagtagaaaagggggcaatggtccaggccgggtcagcccattagtcccggttcaatccagaaccgggaccaatgggggcattggacccggttcatgagccccgggggccggccaggccacgtgggccattggtctcggttcgtctggaccttttggtcccggttggtgggacgaaccgggaccaatgtgccttgctcctggcccaccaccattggaccCGGTTGGtcgcctgaaccgggaccaaaggcttccctttagtcccggttcaagccacgaaccgggaccaattagttgcctatatataccccgcgagcagagcactcccagtgctctgtttttcgtggccggcgaggggagagctttgtggtgctctagctcacctcctatgcacacgaggtgttcaatggaatgcccgagccgcactacttaagctttctcctctccaagctccattttcctcaatatttgtctaggtttagcggtccgtcacgtcccgtccccgtcttcaccgccgccgatcgtccgcgccgatctcgtcgccggcaccactgtggtgagcctcttacttgtatatttatatagatacttgtataattttcttacttttattattgcatcttatatagtgcgatggttttggtatccgcccccatcggccctcgtcctgtctatgattcggatgtggtatatattatcttttcataactattggttcatttcttgtttatgacaattatgccgaccaatgtgacatagattttatttatctaggaggttgttgaaccagaaattccaaccgaccctattgtcgagaggttaaatttagttgaagaagaaaacaatttgttgaaggaaaaaattagaaaaattgaggaggagaagatgatattggagttgcatgttgcggatgtcgtcgatgattagaaagattagaaaatatgccattcataccgaggcttggtatcattatgccgttggatcagttgttacattggttgcgattatgatcgcatttgttttcgcattgaaatgttttacatagtttcagtgtatggtttaattaatttagatgctctgcagagctttatgttgttagatgagaactatgtatgtactttggttttagtgtga is from Triticum aestivum cultivar Chinese Spring chromosome 1B, IWGSC CS RefSeq v2.1, whole genome shotgun sequence and encodes:
- the LOC123088377 gene encoding peroxidase N; the protein is MEYSHRSRLLLVCSVLVLCLVTQGARCDELTSDFYDWSCPGVYDVVQQQVFAAMREEPRMGASLLRLHFHDCFVNGCDGSILLDGADGEKFALPNQNSVRGYEVIDAIKADLENMCPGVVSCADIVALAAGYGVLFSGGPYYDVLLGRRDGLKANQSGADNGLPSPFEPISSIVQKFTDVGLDTKDVVVLSGAHTIGRARCVLFSDRLTSTKSSADPTLDATMAANLQKLCTGGDGNQTAALDVSSADVFDKQYYHNLLSKKGLLTSDQGLFSADEDVVASTTKALVQTYSDDGEQFFSDFGASMVKMGSIPLPAGSAGEIRCNCRVPNKK